A single genomic interval of uncultured Desulfobulbus sp. harbors:
- a CDS encoding efflux transporter outer membrane subunit — protein sequence MMRSLGGVLAGLLLMCSCTLGPDYRRPAIESPAAWQVSVREAKETAATDWWQQFHDPVLNELIVNALRENKDLLIATARIDEFAGRFGMVRADLFPQIGAGAEYSRQRVTELGDNRLSPTYKPTTDNFSASLNASWEIDLWGKLRRSTEAAKAQLLASEEGRQAVILTLVSNVASAYINLRSLDRQLEISRNTAHSRGNSYRIFQERFRGGLISDLELSQNRSQYDEALASIPSLEQAVVQQENGLCVLLGRNPGSIVRGRNIDQLVVPPVAAGLPSNLLEQRPDIRQAEQNLIAANAQIGVAKAAYFPSISLTGAFGSASGELDDLFKGPSKVWQYSAPITLPIFTAGKIAGSVRAAEAVQQQALLAYQQAVQNGFREVNDALVAQQQTTKQLAAQKSQVESLRQYSSIARMRYENGYADYLAVLDAERSLFNAELAYTQTQGALHQSLVNLYKAIGGGWGPKAAQDTSVPSKP from the coding sequence ATGATGCGTAGTCTTGGGGGAGTTCTTGCCGGGTTGCTCTTGATGTGCAGTTGTACCCTGGGCCCCGACTACCGGCGGCCGGCCATTGAAAGCCCGGCGGCATGGCAGGTCAGTGTGCGGGAAGCCAAAGAAACGGCGGCAACCGATTGGTGGCAGCAATTCCACGATCCGGTACTCAACGAATTAATCGTCAATGCGCTCCGAGAAAACAAGGACTTGTTGATCGCTACGGCCCGCATTGACGAATTTGCCGGTCGTTTTGGCATGGTCCGCGCCGACCTCTTCCCCCAGATAGGCGCTGGAGCCGAATATAGCCGGCAACGGGTCACCGAGTTGGGGGATAACCGTCTCTCCCCGACCTACAAACCCACCACCGATAACTTTTCCGCCTCTCTCAATGCCAGCTGGGAAATTGACCTCTGGGGCAAACTCCGTCGCAGCACCGAGGCGGCAAAAGCGCAGCTCCTCGCCAGTGAGGAGGGGCGGCAGGCGGTGATCCTTACCCTGGTGAGCAACGTCGCCAGCGCCTATATCAATCTTCGCAGTTTGGATCGGCAGTTGGAGATCAGCCGCAACACCGCGCACAGCCGAGGAAACTCGTATCGCATCTTCCAGGAACGCTTCCGTGGCGGCTTGATTTCGGATCTTGAACTGAGCCAGAACCGCTCCCAGTATGACGAAGCCCTGGCCAGTATCCCCAGTCTTGAGCAGGCGGTCGTGCAGCAGGAAAACGGATTGTGTGTTCTTCTCGGCCGCAACCCCGGCTCCATCGTCCGGGGACGAAATATCGACCAGTTGGTCGTTCCCCCCGTAGCAGCCGGTCTGCCGTCGAATTTGCTGGAGCAGCGGCCGGATATCCGCCAAGCCGAGCAGAATCTGATCGCCGCCAATGCCCAGATCGGAGTGGCCAAAGCAGCCTATTTCCCCTCCATCTCCTTGACAGGCGCCTTCGGTTCCGCCAGCGGCGAGCTTGACGATCTCTTCAAGGGGCCTTCCAAGGTCTGGCAGTATAGCGCACCGATTACCCTGCCGATTTTTACCGCCGGAAAGATTGCCGGCAGCGTGCGGGCAGCCGAGGCAGTCCAGCAGCAAGCCTTGCTGGCATACCAACAGGCGGTACAGAACGGTTTCCGCGAAGTCAACGATGCCCTGGTCGCGCAGCAGCAGACCACAAAACAGTTGGCCGCACAAAAGAGCCAGGTTGAATCCTTGCGCCAATATTCGAGCATCGCCCGTATGCGCTATGAAAACGGATATGCCGACTACCTGGCGGTCCTGGATGCGGAACGGAGCCTCTTCAATGCCGAACTGGCCTATACCCAGACCCAGGGGGCTCTGCATCAATCCCTGGTCAACCTGTACAAGGCGATTGGCGGAGGCTGGGGACCAAAGGCCGCGCAGGACACCTCTGTACCATCCAAACCATGA
- the msrB gene encoding peptide-methionine (R)-S-oxide reductase MsrB — translation MNSLQLVTLATLAVGLVSVWAITDHKAVAKMEKTTTVSVEAKQAVFAGGCFWCMEKPFEQLDGVFAVESGYSGGTTKNPTYENYARGGHIEVVRIVYDPKVVSYKQLLETYWHQVDPTDAGGQFVDRGHAYTTAIFYLDEEQRREAEASKEALAKSGVFHDPIVTPILPATTFYPAEEYHQDYYSKNPIRYHFYRTNSGRDVFLEKTWKNVKSKGKDKADLKSRLTPLQYKVTQEEGTEPPFDNLYWNNKKPGIYVDIVSGEPLFSSTDKFDSGTGWPSFTRPLVPTNIVEHVDRSLFMTRTEVRSKGADSHLGHVFDDGPAPTGLRYCINSAALRFVPLEDLDKEGLGEYHQLFMQQ, via the coding sequence ATGAATTCTCTGCAACTTGTAACCCTGGCCACCTTGGCCGTTGGCTTGGTCTCGGTCTGGGCGATAACTGATCATAAGGCGGTGGCGAAAATGGAAAAAACAACCACAGTGTCTGTCGAAGCCAAGCAGGCTGTCTTTGCCGGCGGCTGTTTCTGGTGCATGGAAAAACCCTTTGAGCAGCTTGACGGTGTTTTTGCGGTGGAATCCGGCTATTCCGGCGGCACCACCAAAAATCCCACCTATGAAAACTATGCCCGTGGCGGCCATATTGAAGTTGTGCGCATCGTTTATGACCCCAAGGTGGTCAGCTACAAACAATTGCTCGAGACCTATTGGCACCAGGTCGATCCCACCGATGCAGGCGGTCAGTTCGTCGACCGCGGTCACGCCTACACCACCGCCATTTTTTATCTGGACGAGGAGCAACGCCGTGAGGCCGAGGCCTCCAAGGAGGCACTGGCCAAGAGCGGCGTGTTCCACGATCCCATCGTCACCCCGATTCTGCCGGCAACAACCTTTTATCCGGCCGAGGAGTATCACCAGGATTACTACAGCAAGAATCCCATTCGTTATCATTTCTATCGCACCAATTCCGGACGGGATGTCTTTCTCGAAAAGACCTGGAAAAATGTCAAATCCAAAGGGAAGGACAAGGCGGATTTAAAGTCGCGCCTCACCCCGCTGCAGTACAAGGTGACCCAGGAAGAGGGGACCGAACCGCCCTTTGACAACCTCTACTGGAACAACAAGAAACCGGGCATCTACGTGGATATCGTTTCCGGGGAACCCCTGTTCAGCTCCACCGACAAGTTCGATTCCGGCACCGGTTGGCCCAGCTTTACCCGGCCGCTGGTTCCCACCAATATTGTCGAACATGTGGACCGCAGCCTGTTCATGACCCGCACCGAGGTGCGCAGCAAGGGAGCCGACTCCCATCTGGGCCATGTGTTTGACGATGGTCCCGCCCCCACCGGTCTGCGTTACTGCATCAACTCCGCTGCCCTTCGCTTTGTTCCGCTAGAGGATCTGGACAAGGAAGGGTTGGGCGAGTACCATCAGCTCTTTATGCAGCAATGA
- a CDS encoding antibiotic biosynthesis monooxygenase: MILSFITIYPQPDEEAKVIDLLDSMHGLIATNPGCADCHVLIEKGEQQAIHYQERWYSRESFEAHLRSPGYCRILEAMELSRISPKIEFFQGDIFGGFEVIGRVRLSGRKVGDSD; this comes from the coding sequence ATGATTCTTTCATTTATCACCATATATCCCCAACCCGACGAGGAAGCGAAGGTCATTGATCTCCTCGATTCTATGCATGGATTGATTGCGACCAATCCAGGGTGCGCGGACTGTCATGTCCTGATCGAAAAGGGGGAGCAACAGGCAATCCACTATCAGGAACGCTGGTATTCCCGCGAATCCTTTGAAGCGCATCTGCGTTCCCCGGGATACTGCCGGATCTTGGAGGCCATGGAGCTTTCGCGGATATCTCCGAAAATAGAGTTTTTCCAAGGGGATATTTTCGGAGGGTTCGAGGTTATCGGGCGGGTTCGTTTGTCGGGCAGGAAAGTCGGTGATTCGGATTGA
- a CDS encoding multidrug efflux RND transporter permease subunit, with amino-acid sequence MAKFFINRPIVAMVLSILMVIVGLVSMSGLPTAQFPNIVPPEIKVSTTYTGADALTLEQSVATPLEQEMSGVDNMNYMYSINANNGETKLTVNFDIKSDANTDQLLAQMRKGQAEAQLPSDVRNFGVKVEKSTSSPLIMFGLYSPNGTYDNVFLANYCYININDQMTRINGIASVTVFGAGKYAMRMWVKPDQLAKLNITIPEIISAINAQNTVNPAGQVGSEPVPAGQEFTYAVRAKGRLESEEDFARVVLRANPDGSIVRVSDVARIELGAQTYSLEGRLNGKPSALIALYQMPGSNAVEAAKGARNMMEELKKRFPPDLDYVVSLDTTLAVTEGIKEIEHTLFEALILVIFVVFIFLQGWRATLIPLLAVPVSLVGTFMFFPLFGFSINTLSLFGLVLAIGLVVDDAIVVVEAVEHHIDHGLSPKEATFKAMEEVSGPVIAIAIILAAVFVPTAFIPGITGRLYQQFALTIALSVIISAFNALTLSPALCAMLLKPKVRGRGPLQMFYDWFNRFFGRATNSYVGLCRVAVHKSLISLLFLVGMVVLTGFFGKAVPTGFLPEEDQGYIFAGLQLPDAASLQRTRDLTQRAEKLIMETPGIKYCTSVIGYSMLSQVTNTYSSFFFITLEDWAERKAPGVQYEAIKQTLNKKLASLSGAIGFAFSPPAIPGIGTSGGVTFLLEDRAGKDLDFLAANVKTFVEAARKRPELASVSTTFRPTVPQLYIDVDQDKALKQGVNVADVYQTLKSFMGSGFVNYFNKFGRQWQVYVQAEGDFRANIDNIGQFYVRNKDGKSVPLSALTTVKHISGPEFTMRYNLYRAAQINASAAPGYSSAQVMQALEQVFAETMPSEMGYDYMGMSFQEWQAQKGVSPVAIFGFSLLCVFLILAAQYESWSLPFSVLLCTPLAVAGAFGALLLRGQENNVYAQIGLVMLIGLSAKNAILIVEFAKLEYEKGRPLLEATLEGAKLRLRPILMTSFAFILGCVPLAIASGAGAISRQVMGNAVIGGMIVATCIGIFLIPVCFYVVEKLGHRTGQPGGIPAIDVPVQSGDDQGRKHDA; translated from the coding sequence ATGGCCAAATTTTTTATCAATCGTCCCATCGTGGCCATGGTTCTGTCGATACTTATGGTCATTGTCGGCCTGGTGTCCATGAGCGGACTGCCCACAGCCCAGTTCCCGAATATCGTCCCGCCGGAGATCAAGGTCTCCACCACCTATACCGGTGCCGACGCCCTGACTCTGGAACAGTCGGTTGCTACCCCTCTCGAGCAGGAGATGTCAGGGGTGGACAACATGAACTACATGTACTCGATCAACGCCAACAACGGCGAAACAAAGTTGACGGTCAACTTCGACATCAAGAGCGATGCCAACACCGATCAGTTGTTGGCCCAGATGCGCAAGGGCCAGGCTGAGGCACAGTTGCCAAGCGATGTGCGTAATTTCGGCGTCAAGGTCGAGAAATCGACCTCCTCGCCCTTGATCATGTTCGGTCTCTATTCACCCAACGGCACCTACGACAACGTTTTTCTCGCCAATTACTGTTATATCAACATCAATGACCAGATGACCCGGATCAATGGCATTGCCAGCGTGACCGTTTTTGGTGCCGGCAAATACGCGATGCGAATGTGGGTCAAGCCCGATCAACTGGCAAAGCTCAATATCACCATCCCCGAGATCATAAGCGCCATCAACGCCCAAAATACGGTCAATCCGGCCGGACAGGTCGGCTCTGAACCGGTGCCTGCGGGACAGGAGTTCACCTATGCAGTGCGGGCCAAAGGGCGGTTGGAATCGGAGGAAGACTTCGCACGCGTGGTCCTACGCGCCAATCCCGACGGTTCCATTGTCCGAGTGAGCGATGTGGCCCGGATCGAGTTGGGGGCACAGACCTACAGCCTGGAAGGACGACTCAACGGCAAGCCCAGCGCCCTGATCGCCCTCTATCAGATGCCCGGAAGTAATGCGGTCGAGGCTGCGAAAGGCGCCCGGAATATGATGGAAGAGCTGAAGAAGCGGTTTCCGCCGGACCTTGATTACGTGGTCAGTCTCGATACCACCCTGGCGGTCACCGAGGGAATCAAGGAGATCGAACACACTTTGTTTGAAGCCCTGATTCTGGTCATCTTCGTGGTCTTCATCTTCCTTCAGGGCTGGCGGGCCACCCTGATTCCGCTCCTGGCGGTGCCGGTCTCCCTGGTGGGCACCTTCATGTTTTTCCCCCTGTTCGGTTTTTCGATCAATACCCTGTCCCTGTTCGGCCTGGTGCTGGCCATTGGCCTGGTGGTCGACGATGCCATTGTCGTGGTGGAGGCGGTCGAGCACCACATCGATCATGGCCTGTCGCCCAAGGAGGCCACCTTCAAGGCCATGGAGGAGGTGTCGGGTCCGGTTATCGCCATCGCCATCATTCTTGCGGCGGTCTTTGTGCCCACTGCCTTCATCCCCGGCATTACCGGACGACTCTATCAGCAGTTCGCCCTCACCATTGCCCTGTCGGTCATTATATCCGCCTTCAATGCCCTGACCCTGTCGCCGGCCTTGTGTGCGATGCTTTTGAAGCCCAAGGTCCGGGGCCGCGGGCCGTTGCAGATGTTTTATGACTGGTTCAACCGGTTTTTTGGTCGGGCGACCAACAGCTATGTCGGCCTGTGCCGCGTGGCGGTGCACAAGAGCTTGATCAGCCTGCTTTTTTTGGTGGGGATGGTTGTCCTTACCGGTTTTTTCGGAAAGGCCGTACCCACTGGATTTCTTCCCGAGGAGGATCAGGGGTATATCTTTGCCGGACTGCAGCTTCCCGATGCCGCCTCGCTCCAGCGTACCCGCGATTTGACCCAGCGGGCGGAAAAACTGATCATGGAGACCCCGGGGATAAAGTACTGCACCTCGGTTATCGGCTACAGCATGCTCAGCCAGGTCACCAACACCTACAGCTCCTTCTTCTTCATCACCCTGGAAGATTGGGCGGAGCGCAAGGCACCGGGCGTGCAGTACGAGGCAATCAAGCAAACGCTCAACAAAAAACTCGCCAGCCTCAGCGGCGCCATAGGCTTTGCCTTTTCTCCCCCGGCCATTCCCGGTATCGGTACCTCGGGGGGGGTGACCTTTCTCCTTGAGGACCGGGCGGGCAAGGACCTCGATTTTCTCGCTGCGAACGTGAAGACCTTTGTCGAAGCGGCGAGAAAACGGCCGGAGTTGGCCAGCGTATCGACCACCTTTCGCCCCACCGTGCCCCAGTTGTACATTGATGTCGATCAAGACAAGGCGCTGAAGCAGGGGGTGAATGTCGCAGATGTCTACCAGACGCTGAAGAGTTTTATGGGAAGTGGTTTTGTCAATTATTTCAATAAATTTGGTAGGCAATGGCAGGTCTATGTCCAGGCGGAGGGGGATTTCCGGGCCAATATCGACAATATTGGTCAGTTTTACGTGCGCAACAAGGACGGAAAATCAGTCCCCCTCTCAGCTCTGACCACGGTGAAGCACATCAGCGGTCCCGAATTCACCATGCGTTACAATCTCTATCGGGCCGCCCAGATCAATGCATCCGCCGCCCCTGGATACAGCTCCGCCCAGGTGATGCAGGCCCTGGAACAGGTCTTTGCCGAAACCATGCCCTCGGAAATGGGGTATGACTATATGGGGATGAGCTTTCAGGAATGGCAGGCACAAAAGGGTGTCTCCCCGGTGGCCATCTTCGGGTTTTCCCTCCTGTGCGTCTTCCTCATTCTTGCCGCCCAATACGAGAGTTGGTCTCTCCCCTTTTCCGTGCTCCTGTGCACGCCATTGGCCGTGGCGGGCGCCTTTGGCGCCCTGTTGCTCCGCGGTCAGGAAAACAACGTCTATGCCCAGATCGGCTTGGTCATGCTGATTGGCCTGTCGGCCAAGAATGCCATCCTCATCGTCGAGTTTGCCAAACTGGAATACGAAAAAGGGAGGCCGCTTTTGGAGGCCACCCTGGAGGGCGCGAAACTGCGTTTGCGGCCCATCCTCATGACGTCCTTTGCCTTCATCCTCGGTTGTGTGCCCCTGGCCATCGCTTCGGGAGCCGGTGCCATCTCACGCCAGGTCATGGGCAATGCCGTCATCGGCGGCATGATTGTGGCGACTTGTATCGGTATATTCCTGATTCCCGTCTGTTTTTATGTGGTCGAAAAACTGGGCCATCGTACTGGCCAGCCCGGAGGAATTCCGGCAATCGATGTTCCCGTGCAGTCCGGTGACGATCAAGGGAGGAAGCATGATGCGTAG
- a CDS encoding sigma 54-interacting transcriptional regulator, producing the protein MDEKLLPYDDLLIGVESKQANSYQNIGRYVDRLSTRLGTVGEMLPLVSARVLKAPTDSLDTIINLSLQEILQSLGLERGGLLKVCPDSGRVVVAHAWYQAGIPMVSTEVNLAELFPWTHHQLVVLGKTVSQPTIDTLPVSAILDREAFAFLGMRSALNIPLFVGQEVRHIMVVHSFAEECDWPASLITDLRVLGEIFVHALERRNVTRALEISQTRLEMAATAAGVGFWEMDPKTGRLWFSKKARELFCFAENEQLTIAGFLEKIDVADRRQLAEAVKEAEESGGETRVEFRASDAEHPLRWMAFRGRVQYRDDEGDWRLMGVVADITVRKEMERKLVEQVAEIDRLRERLEQENLLLRNDAGGCEQPSGSLGRSSGMQKIQTLIDQVAKTESTVLIQGETGTGKELIAQALHRLSDRSSRLMITVNCAALPSALIESELFGREKGAYTGAVSRQVGRFELAHQSTLFLDEIAEMPLETQAKLLRVLQDGAFERLGSPTKITSNVRIIAATNRNLWGEVEHGRFRQDLYYRLNIFPIHVPPLRERAEDIALLTWKFVNEFGQKMGRKITAIRKEDMAILTSYSWPGNVRELRNVIERAMITSTGSSLDLSHLDLPTFAQSPSSLLTLEEVERAHIVTILQATRGRVKGSGGAAELLGLHPSTLYSRMRKLAINHRQEVR; encoded by the coding sequence ATGGACGAAAAATTACTGCCGTATGATGATCTGCTCATTGGGGTGGAGAGCAAGCAAGCGAACAGTTACCAGAACATTGGCCGGTATGTGGACAGGTTATCGACCCGTCTTGGCACAGTGGGGGAAATGCTTCCCTTGGTCTCAGCCCGTGTCTTGAAGGCTCCGACCGATTCGCTGGACACCATCATCAATCTGTCGTTGCAGGAGATTTTGCAGTCCCTGGGGCTGGAGCGTGGTGGGCTTCTCAAGGTTTGCCCCGATAGCGGTCGTGTCGTTGTCGCGCATGCCTGGTACCAGGCGGGAATCCCCATGGTCTCCACGGAAGTGAACCTGGCGGAGTTGTTTCCCTGGACCCATCACCAACTGGTGGTTTTGGGAAAGACTGTCTCTCAGCCCACCATTGATACCCTCCCGGTGAGTGCGATCCTGGACAGGGAGGCGTTTGCCTTCCTGGGGATGCGATCGGCGCTGAACATCCCGCTCTTCGTCGGCCAGGAGGTTCGTCATATTATGGTGGTGCACTCTTTTGCCGAAGAATGTGATTGGCCGGCATCCTTGATCACCGATTTGCGTGTCTTGGGCGAGATCTTCGTTCATGCCCTTGAACGGCGCAACGTCACCAGGGCACTGGAAATTTCCCAGACCCGCCTGGAAATGGCCGCCACTGCGGCTGGGGTCGGTTTTTGGGAGATGGACCCGAAAACAGGGAGGTTGTGGTTTTCCAAAAAGGCGAGGGAACTCTTTTGCTTCGCTGAGAACGAACAGCTGACCATCGCAGGATTCCTGGAGAAAATTGATGTGGCAGACCGCCGTCAGCTTGCTGAAGCCGTCAAGGAGGCTGAAGAGTCGGGGGGGGAAACGCGGGTCGAATTTCGTGCTTCAGACGCAGAGCATCCTCTCCGCTGGATGGCTTTCAGGGGACGGGTCCAGTACCGGGACGATGAGGGAGACTGGCGATTGATGGGGGTCGTGGCCGATATCACCGTACGTAAGGAGATGGAACGCAAGCTTGTTGAGCAGGTAGCGGAGATCGATCGTTTGCGCGAACGCCTCGAACAGGAAAATTTGCTGTTGCGCAATGATGCCGGGGGCTGCGAGCAGCCATCGGGATCCCTGGGGCGCAGCAGTGGCATGCAGAAAATTCAAACTTTGATTGACCAGGTGGCGAAAACCGAGAGTACGGTTTTGATTCAGGGAGAGACCGGTACGGGGAAGGAATTGATCGCCCAGGCACTCCACCGATTGAGCGACCGCAGTTCCCGGTTGATGATTACGGTCAACTGCGCGGCTCTGCCGTCCGCATTGATCGAAAGTGAACTGTTTGGTCGGGAAAAGGGGGCCTACACCGGTGCCGTCAGCCGACAGGTCGGCCGATTTGAGTTGGCGCACCAATCCACCTTGTTTCTCGATGAGATTGCGGAGATGCCGCTAGAAACCCAGGCGAAACTGCTGCGGGTTCTCCAGGACGGGGCCTTCGAGCGTCTCGGCAGCCCGACAAAAATCACCAGCAATGTCCGCATAATCGCGGCCACCAATCGAAATCTCTGGGGAGAGGTGGAGCATGGGCGTTTTCGCCAGGACCTCTATTACCGGTTGAATATCTTCCCCATCCATGTTCCACCCCTGCGGGAACGTGCCGAAGATATCGCACTGCTGACCTGGAAGTTCGTCAATGAATTCGGACAGAAAATGGGACGGAAGATCACAGCGATTCGCAAGGAGGACATGGCGATCCTCACCAGCTATTCCTGGCCGGGTAATGTTCGCGAGTTGCGCAATGTCATTGAACGCGCCATGATCACCTCAACCGGTTCCTCCCTGGATCTATCGCACCTTGATCTGCCCACGTTTGCTCAATCTCCCTCTTCATTGCTCACTCTGGAAGAAGTCGAACGGGCACATATCGTCACCATTCTTCAGGCAACACGAGGCAGGGTGAAAGGGAGCGGCGGGGCCGCGGAACTTCTCGGTCTGCATCCCTCGACCCTGTACTCCCGCATGCGCAAGTTAGCGATCAACCATCGCCAAGAGGTGCGATGA
- a CDS encoding efflux RND transporter periplasmic adaptor subunit, with product MLVRNSGVARSRAGLCALVVCLCTALSVSGCKKEEQKAAAMAPVVETMAVMQRDVPVKKEWIGVLDGMVNASIRPQVTGYLIRQNYREGEFVRKGQILFEIDPRPFQAGLNKAKAQLSQQKARHETSKANLARVRPLAQKNAVSQKDLDDAIGLELSNRAAVEAAQSAVEAAQLDLDFTKVTSPVDGVAGIAKTQLGNLVGPNSQEELTSVSRLDPIKVYVNISEQEYLRATASEKSAADLPLELILADGSLYPHQGHLAIVDRQIDPTTGTLKIGALFPNSENRLRPGQYGRIRATVRMEHGALLIPQRAVSEVQGKYMVAVVGADNTIEVRMVAVGERIGSDWIISQGLKPGEQVVVEGVQKVRNGMTVTAKPFSPSAPPAASSAPSEKR from the coding sequence ATGCTAGTCAGAAATTCAGGTGTGGCCCGCTCTCGCGCCGGCCTGTGTGCCCTGGTCGTTTGTTTGTGCACCGCGTTGTCTGTCAGTGGCTGTAAAAAAGAGGAGCAAAAGGCGGCTGCGATGGCCCCGGTGGTGGAAACCATGGCGGTGATGCAGCGGGATGTGCCGGTCAAAAAGGAGTGGATCGGCGTTCTTGATGGGATGGTCAACGCCTCCATTCGTCCCCAGGTGACAGGATACCTCATACGCCAGAATTATCGTGAGGGGGAGTTTGTTCGAAAAGGACAGATTTTGTTCGAAATCGATCCGCGTCCCTTCCAGGCAGGGCTCAACAAGGCAAAAGCACAGCTCTCCCAGCAAAAAGCCCGCCATGAAACGTCGAAAGCCAATCTGGCTCGGGTGCGGCCACTGGCGCAGAAAAATGCGGTGAGCCAGAAGGATTTGGATGACGCCATCGGCTTGGAACTCTCCAACCGAGCTGCGGTGGAAGCGGCACAGTCAGCAGTTGAGGCGGCGCAGTTAGATCTGGACTTCACCAAGGTGACCTCGCCTGTGGACGGTGTTGCCGGCATAGCCAAGACCCAACTGGGGAACCTGGTTGGCCCCAACAGTCAGGAGGAGTTGACCTCGGTTTCAAGGCTCGATCCGATCAAGGTTTACGTCAACATCAGCGAACAGGAATATCTTAGGGCGACAGCCTCAGAAAAATCAGCGGCTGATCTGCCGTTAGAGCTCATCCTCGCCGATGGCAGCCTCTATCCTCACCAGGGACATCTGGCTATAGTGGATCGTCAAATCGATCCCACCACCGGCACCTTGAAAATCGGTGCTCTCTTTCCCAATAGCGAAAACAGGCTTCGTCCAGGACAATATGGCCGCATTCGAGCCACGGTACGGATGGAACACGGTGCCTTGCTGATCCCGCAGCGTGCGGTCAGTGAAGTGCAGGGCAAATACATGGTGGCTGTTGTCGGCGCTGACAACACCATCGAGGTTCGTATGGTTGCTGTGGGAGAACGTATCGGCAGTGACTGGATCATTTCCCAGGGGCTCAAGCCAGGGGAACAGGTCGTGGTTGAAGGGGTGCAAAAGGTCCGCAACGGCATGACGGTCACGGCGAAACCCTTTTCCCCCTCGGCGCCTCCTGCGGCCTCCTCCGCTCCCTCTGAGAAGAGGTAG
- a CDS encoding ATP-binding protein yields MKHRLLWKLLLVNSVPVILVILAVIWWAIDHLAATYFMDLMHQYAIEPTEIHAMFLTSIHHSLLWASLVALGVAVVLSFLLTRRVLRPLSQMARVSERIATGDFSPRIEVATRDEVGDLGRAFNHMADSLARVEQLRKNMVADLAHELRTPLTNLCGYLEGMKDQVLPAHPETLTMLHQESLHLLKLVENLQQLARADAAEIVLSRGPIDPVHELRQMLVLYTLRFSEKAIQVHTDFSMTPPLLADRDKLLQVLRNLLENCLQHTPEQGWVELAIREEVAHILFSFTNSGPGIAPADLPFTFERFFRTDRSRSRQAGGFGIGLAICKQLIDAQGGRIGAESEPGRTCVWFHLPKF; encoded by the coding sequence ATGAAGCACCGGTTGCTGTGGAAACTGCTGCTGGTCAACTCCGTGCCGGTGATTTTGGTGATTTTGGCAGTCATTTGGTGGGCCATCGACCATCTGGCAGCCACCTACTTCATGGATCTGATGCATCAATACGCGATCGAGCCCACCGAGATCCATGCCATGTTTCTCACCTCGATACACCACTCTCTCCTCTGGGCCAGCCTGGTCGCCCTGGGCGTGGCGGTGGTCCTGAGCTTCCTGCTCACCCGCCGCGTTTTGCGGCCCCTGTCGCAGATGGCGCGGGTGAGCGAGCGGATTGCCACCGGTGATTTTTCCCCGAGAATTGAAGTCGCCACCCGGGATGAGGTCGGCGATCTGGGCCGGGCCTTCAACCATATGGCCGACAGCCTGGCCCGGGTGGAGCAGCTCAGGAAGAATATGGTCGCGGATCTGGCCCATGAACTGCGCACGCCTCTGACCAACCTCTGCGGTTATCTTGAGGGGATGAAGGATCAGGTCCTGCCCGCCCACCCCGAAACGCTGACCATGCTCCACCAGGAGAGCCTGCATCTGCTCAAGCTGGTGGAAAACCTGCAGCAGTTGGCACGGGCCGATGCCGCCGAAATCGTGCTCAGCCGCGGCCCCATCGATCCGGTCCATGAGTTGCGACAGATGCTTGTACTCTACACCCTTCGCTTCAGTGAAAAGGCGATTCAGGTTCACACCGATTTTTCCATGACCCCTCCCTTGCTCGCTGATCGGGACAAGCTCCTCCAGGTCCTGCGCAATCTGCTCGAGAACTGCCTTCAGCATACCCCGGAGCAGGGCTGGGTGGAACTGGCGATCAGGGAAGAGGTGGCCCATATCCTGTTTTCCTTTACCAACTCCGGGCCGGGCATTGCACCGGCTGATCTGCCTTTTACCTTCGAACGTTTTTTCCGCACCGACCGTTCCCGCAGCCGTCAAGCCGGTGGCTTTGGGATCGGTCTGGCCATCTGCAAACAGCTCATCGATGCCCAGGGCGGCCGGATCGGCGCGGAAAGCGAGCCGGGCCGTACCTGCGTCTGGTTTCATCTTCCAAAATTCTGA